A part of Gracilimonas sediminicola genomic DNA contains:
- a CDS encoding T9SS type A sorting domain-containing protein, translating to MGKRRKHIIGLIVIVSLHITLKINVVAQAVDFKGNVKEVRHDYGHTDFNKVEITSKFIADSYYQDIRSKFYRAKQKLTKQKSRRYTYGIGEEKSFFVRDLLSLSGQKWYSEIFVKTYNRNGISLWIEKSANDALSKSNDLEKILNGFDSYLHEGTPRLSVDSSKGIIEILEEYVGEFPNVDGDGELDVLLLDIHDEFQQTGSYVAGFFDPVNLFEFEYSNFRDIVYLDLFPTLLYDGEIYLERALSTFAHESQHLIHAGYEGNTPELVFVNEGYSEAVEIICGFEPRSTDAFQKSPYRKLTSWNYDNPLPDYSRASLWTHYLIEQLGALSLKEFVQNQEVGIKGYQSVIEAESELVFEEVFQNWGLALLLNDNNQNPTLGYKHELRQNQFLETAIKFQTLPGVLSGQLPQLVNLPLHYSLAKKLDFSTGQEFQNNVWLSSISSYPGTDEKEVKKLRSSSIKVESTDAEFGSIDIIVSNFGEEQSSDISSFSLLGDGSLSGIELQWSYGDFTPDIFFQNASYLMLDGINEKLAVIIPPEESTYWLKQIKLWTLFKSELEGSGVDGDTERDFEILIYNVKGDKPDKPITKPVNIEVKREAGRLVEEAFSFFELYDDLSDVQDTLMVILSNDSDDENFIAFGLDRGNENATFYSKESDLQYGWESLSNHEIGGKSLNNWNPAIEVGVVLPEVKIQEISSINDVEYSFDNVKIYVQPVFHFDTTSIKMVAHMPDGSFRAGDLTALTTDEAVFEFPVMVDGQYTFINSYKSQDGKTTYRDEMEWSIDIPNGFILGNNYPNPFNPTTNVPFTLIEKAIVGWEVTDVLGRKVKSVPLRVFEAGSHSQKITLNGLASGVYFVQAVLKRERSNVTKKFTGRMMLIK from the coding sequence ATGGGGAAGAGAAGGAAGCATATAATAGGGCTTATTGTAATCGTTTCTCTTCATATTACTTTAAAAATAAATGTTGTTGCACAAGCGGTAGATTTTAAGGGTAATGTGAAAGAGGTAAGGCATGACTATGGCCACACTGATTTTAACAAAGTAGAAATCACATCTAAGTTTATTGCTGATAGTTACTATCAAGATATTAGGAGTAAGTTTTATAGGGCAAAGCAAAAGCTTACCAAGCAAAAGAGCAGAAGATATACATATGGAATTGGTGAGGAGAAAAGCTTTTTCGTTCGGGACTTATTATCGTTATCGGGTCAAAAATGGTATTCAGAGATCTTTGTTAAGACCTATAATAGAAATGGGATTAGTTTATGGATAGAGAAGTCTGCGAATGATGCGCTTAGCAAATCAAACGATTTGGAAAAAATCCTCAATGGCTTTGATTCCTATTTGCATGAAGGAACACCAAGACTTTCAGTTGATTCTTCAAAAGGCATAATAGAGATATTAGAGGAATACGTGGGAGAGTTCCCTAATGTTGACGGTGACGGAGAGTTGGATGTACTGTTACTGGATATACATGACGAATTCCAACAGACAGGTAGTTATGTAGCCGGGTTTTTTGATCCGGTTAATTTATTCGAGTTTGAATACTCGAATTTTAGGGACATCGTATATTTAGACCTGTTTCCAACTCTATTGTATGACGGTGAAATTTATTTAGAAAGGGCATTATCAACATTTGCACATGAGAGCCAACATCTAATACATGCAGGGTATGAAGGAAATACTCCTGAATTGGTATTTGTAAATGAAGGGTATTCGGAAGCAGTTGAAATCATTTGTGGATTTGAACCAAGATCAACGGACGCCTTTCAAAAAAGTCCCTACAGAAAGCTTACAAGTTGGAACTATGATAACCCGTTACCAGATTACTCAAGGGCATCTTTATGGACGCATTATCTGATTGAACAATTAGGAGCTCTAAGCCTGAAGGAGTTTGTTCAGAACCAAGAAGTAGGAATCAAAGGGTACCAAAGTGTAATAGAAGCTGAGTCTGAACTTGTATTTGAGGAAGTATTTCAAAATTGGGGGTTAGCATTACTTCTTAATGACAATAATCAAAACCCGACGCTTGGTTATAAACATGAGTTAAGACAAAATCAGTTTTTAGAAACTGCAATCAAATTTCAAACTTTGCCAGGTGTATTAAGTGGTCAATTGCCTCAATTAGTGAACTTACCATTACACTATTCATTAGCTAAAAAACTTGATTTTAGTACCGGACAAGAATTTCAGAATAATGTATGGCTTAGTTCAATTTCCAGTTACCCCGGAACAGATGAGAAAGAGGTTAAGAAACTCAGATCATCTTCTATTAAGGTTGAATCCACGGATGCTGAATTTGGTAGTATAGATATCATTGTTTCTAATTTTGGAGAGGAACAATCTTCTGATATTTCATCTTTTAGTCTTCTCGGGGATGGCTCACTTTCTGGAATAGAACTGCAATGGAGTTATGGAGACTTCACTCCTGATATATTTTTCCAAAACGCTTCTTATTTGATGTTGGATGGTATTAATGAAAAGCTTGCTGTAATCATCCCGCCGGAAGAATCTACTTATTGGCTTAAACAGATAAAGCTTTGGACACTATTTAAATCGGAGCTTGAAGGGTCAGGAGTTGATGGAGACACAGAGAGGGATTTTGAAATACTCATTTACAATGTAAAAGGAGATAAGCCAGACAAGCCAATAACAAAGCCTGTAAACATTGAGGTTAAGAGAGAGGCAGGTAGATTGGTTGAAGAGGCTTTCTCCTTTTTTGAGCTTTATGATGATTTATCTGATGTACAGGATACACTTATGGTCATTCTCAGTAATGATTCAGATGATGAGAATTTTATAGCATTTGGTCTTGACCGTGGAAATGAAAATGCCACTTTTTATTCTAAAGAATCTGACCTCCAATATGGATGGGAGTCATTATCAAATCATGAGATCGGTGGAAAATCTCTAAACAATTGGAACCCGGCAATTGAAGTGGGAGTGGTTCTCCCTGAAGTAAAGATTCAAGAGATTTCCTCTATTAATGACGTTGAGTATAGCTTTGATAATGTAAAGATATACGTACAACCAGTATTTCATTTTGATACGACCTCAATTAAAATGGTTGCCCATATGCCAGATGGAAGCTTTAGAGCAGGAGACCTAACAGCTCTAACAACGGATGAAGCAGTATTTGAATTTCCGGTTATGGTCGATGGCCAGTACACCTTTATAAATAGTTATAAATCTCAGGACGGTAAAACTACATATCGGGATGAGATGGAATGGAGTATAGATATCCCAAATGGGTTTATTCTGGGTAATAACTATCCTAACCCATTTAACCCAACTACCAATGTTCCTTTTACTCTGATTGAGAAAGCAATCGTGGGCTGGGAAGTGACTGATGTATTGGGAAGGAAAGTGAAGAGTGTGCCTTTAAGGGTATTTGAGGCAGGAAGTCATTCTCAGAAAATTACTCTGAATGGTCTGGCTAGCGGAGTATACTTTGTTCAGGCTGTATTAAAAAGAGAGAGAAGCAATGTGACTAAAAAATTCACAGGAAGAATGATGCTTATTAAATGA
- a CDS encoding cytochrome c3 family protein: protein MAQIFPKWTNQVPRKILIGLIVVLNAIIFGVWYFFSPEYTDVGYAPEQPVPYSHKLHVDQLGLDCQYCHTSVWDSKQANIPATQTCMNCHNQIKTDSDKLALVRESWETGKAIEWVRVHNLPDYAYFNHSAHTNVGVGCESCHGRIDKMEVVYQTEPLSMGWCLDCHREPEKYVRPVDEVTTMGYQVENQLEIGRELVDKKNIHAPTYCQGCHY from the coding sequence ATGGCGCAGATTTTCCCCAAGTGGACAAATCAGGTTCCCCGAAAAATTTTAATTGGATTAATCGTGGTACTGAACGCAATCATTTTTGGTGTTTGGTACTTCTTCTCTCCTGAATACACTGACGTTGGCTACGCTCCGGAACAACCCGTTCCTTATAGTCACAAATTACATGTGGATCAGCTTGGCCTCGACTGCCAGTACTGCCACACCAGTGTTTGGGATTCCAAGCAGGCTAACATTCCTGCCACACAAACCTGTATGAATTGTCACAATCAAATTAAGACCGACAGCGATAAGCTGGCGCTGGTTCGTGAGAGCTGGGAAACCGGAAAAGCTATTGAATGGGTTCGCGTGCACAACCTGCCTGATTATGCTTATTTCAATCACTCTGCCCATACTAATGTGGGCGTAGGCTGTGAAAGCTGCCACGGAAGAATTGATAAAATGGAAGTTGTTTACCAGACCGAGCCGCTTAGCATGGGCTGGTGCCTGGATTGCCACCGTGAGCCGGAAAAGTATGTACGTCCCGTTGATGAAGTTACAACCATGGGTTACCAGGTTGAAAACCAGTTAGAAATTGGCCGTGAGCTGGTAGATAAAAAGAATATTCATGCTCCAACTTATTGCCAGGGTTGCCATTACTAA